Proteins encoded in a region of the Pseudomonas putida genome:
- a CDS encoding tripartite tricarboxylate transporter TctB family protein translates to MILQRIFALALLAVCAALAVMAWPYQAAFSYEPVGPRAYPLLMLGLMSLGLLYLVFRPTPIVRKDDEPELDRETLTKIAACVGLLIVFAATFETLGFILSAILVGLPMARLYGGRWLYSAIVVVGMSVFLYWLFDRVMDVPLPLGLLSVLEN, encoded by the coding sequence ATGATCCTGCAACGCATCTTCGCCCTGGCCCTGCTGGCGGTGTGCGCCGCCCTGGCCGTGATGGCCTGGCCCTACCAGGCAGCGTTTTCCTATGAACCGGTAGGCCCGCGCGCCTACCCGCTGCTGATGCTCGGCCTGATGAGCCTGGGCCTGCTGTATCTGGTGTTCCGCCCCACCCCCATCGTGCGCAAGGACGACGAGCCGGAGCTGGACCGCGAGACCCTGACCAAGATCGCCGCCTGCGTAGGCCTGCTGATCGTCTTCGCCGCCACCTTCGAGACCCTGGGCTTCATCCTCAGCGCCATCCTCGTTGGCCTGCCCATGGCCCGCCTGTATGGCGGCCGCTGGCTGTACAGCGCCATCGTGGTGGTCGGCATGAGCGTCTTCCTCTACTGGCTGTTCGACCGCGTGATGGATGTGCCCCTGCCCCTTGGCCTGCTGAGCGTACTGGAGAACTGA